In the genome of Paralichthys olivaceus isolate ysfri-2021 chromosome 10, ASM2471397v2, whole genome shotgun sequence, the window atattttttatatttttacgtTTTTATCGATCTAATAATTCCGGAaatgtctgtctgactgtgacCCACATATCATGAGAGTGGTTCATCTTATCGGCTCCActcttcacatgtgtgttgttatgggcccaaggaagtgcagtttCAAATTTGGTGCTGTTTGTACACATGACACAGTCAACATTAACAAACCTTGAATAAACAGGccaccagcgctctgtagcagcagcggcTGGGGCTCATCTACGCAAGTGGCGTTGTCGACCACGATCACAGCACGTTCAGGACAACAGCAATGAAAGCTGATACTCTGCGGACTGAGTCGAGCGCCACTGAGCTTTGAGCaaacagatgaacagctctTTTTTGCTCTAGCTCAATattgcaggtcacttttacagtgtaagaaagaaagctgcaaccagcttTGCCACAGGGCAAGTAAACAGGCGAGGCAAAACTTAGAAACAGGCGGGTTTAGAATGGGCACTACAATAGTTAACTCTTAAAGAGATGAGTCAACttcttcaaacattaaaaattaAAGACTGGATGTAATTTGGCACTGACATGAGGATGCACAtcaccacatgcacacataaaacTATACGCTCTCATGGATAACATTTGGAGCTGCAACCAATGATTATTCTCAcaatctattttctttttcgaTTCATCAATGAATCATTTGATCTGTGAAATTTCAAAAATAGACCAACAttcaaaaagatttttaaagtgGCAAGAACCAGCAGACGCCTAACATGAAGATTGATTTGATCAAATGATTTTCAAAACATTTGCCGGATCCAAACAACTTAGTGTTGCTGGTCTAAACGACAAAGATCGTTGTCAGCTttgtcagaaaaagaaaagattatccACTTTAACAACCTTTTACAAAATCCATTACGACCCAGCACGTGTAGGTGAAATTGCTCTCGAGTTATTTTCCATGCTGCAGTATCTATGACTGAGAGGACACATTCAACTTTTCCACTGCGACACAGTAGTTGTATAGGGCTGGTCATAACTTCTCTTGCCTCACCTTGACTAAGAGTGGCCTCGCTCCTTCACCTTATCAAATTGTCACATGAGGAGCAAACGGCTCTGAGGTtgtgacatttcaaaaacacatcTCGCTCTGATTCTGACTTGTACAGAGAGCAAACTTGTAGTTTTGTTAGAGATACGAGATGTACACAGAATAGTGTTCAAcgtggttaaaaaaaactgagaatgaATACGAGCAAGATAAAGGATAAAGGATTGATGTTGTCATTACAGTGCGGCTAACATTAAAGTACATCgatatatcaaatatataaataattgtgACTATGTAAGTTTTGACCATGTAAGTATTGGAATGCATTATGTAACAAGGCATTTTGCAATTCTGCAGGAAATGGATGAACTGGGTGTGTATCTTTAACCTCTTCATTTTGTAAAGGAATTTAAAACCTGACTGTTACTCAGAAATCAAAGCCACTTAGAAAAACCACACTTGGTGAAGAAAAGCTTGCTAAGTGTCAATTGGTCTGCATTACTCTAACAGAATATTCATTCAGGccttgttcagacctggtattaacatccctcctgagtgatctgatcacaggTTAAACAGCCTACGTTCATCTGTTTACACCAGATATTAAAATGCGCCCTGAGTGGTTCTCCATATCTCCCTTCCCCGCTCTGTAATCAATAATCATATATGTCATTTCTGTTCTTGGGTTTTCTTCATGCTGCTCTTTGTTTCCACAAAGGCTTATTTATAGACGATTCAACAAAAGAGACGAAAGCCACAGGaaaaagtaagagcagggatttcttttcttgggcCCACGACGAGGCAAAACTGTTGATGACAGTAAATGTTAGCAGAGCTTGAAAGTTGTCATTCAAGTTGTGTATGGTGCTGGTTGATGAGTCGTGACCAATTAGTAAGCGAACGTGGATCTCGACATTATTTTTTCCAAAAGTCCTTTTCCAATCGAGACTAAATGCAAACCTAGAGATTCCAAACTAGCGCAGAGCCAGCACGATTCCAAATTTGGATTTACAGGCTGGAAGACGAGAAAAGTGTGGACGCCAGGTGTGATCATAGCAGagctgatgcattttaaaacattaatgcATTCGTGTGGACGGACCGAAAGGATCGTAGTGTTGCAACCTGCTTGTTcagtgcagtgcctgttttTAACTGCTGTAAATTAAGCAAGTGGACTACAGTGTGAGTGATTGTGTTCTTGGGAGAATCTGGGTGGATTCAGTGTGTCACAGGAAAACGATGAGTCTGAAATCGCCACACCCTGATCAAATAATATGGGAAAAAGGTCTTGTGATttgctttaatgtttttatctctAACATATCAGAGGATATGCTGTGACACTTTTAAAATGATGTGGAAACATGCAGCCGAGCTTCTCTGAAAGGTTTTGAATAAAGGGTCTgagcacccctcacctcaccctccccttccaatcatgaaagagaacctgtggcagcttcagttgtcataacatCTCaaaagtttgtccagtttggacgactttaaaaaacatggccgcctccgtagagaggacccacttcTGATGTAATGATAAAAGAAAGCAAACATTTTGTATAATTTAGATGATCACTAGGATTAGTTTATatcacatttctgccaatacaTCCATTTCACCtcaatctcacacactggacctttaattctGATGTGGTCCATATGAGACATCTGTGCCTCTCTCCTGCTTGAAAAGATCAGTTCCTCTGACACATTCCTGCGTCccttccccttctcctccttaTCACGCGTAACGTtaccccagcagcagcagcagcagctgtctcCGGCCCCTGCAGGAGGAATGTGGAGGCTTCCCCCTGCTCTCCTCTCGCCCTGCGTTATGTTCCAGGTCCTCACTCGAGGGAGATGATCGCAGTTGTGAACTTTACAAACACTCACTCCAGACCGACGAGCTGAACCAAAGCGCGTTCAAGTGTAATCGTCGAGGTTAACGGTGAAGCTGAAGCAGCGGAAACGAGGATGCcaacttttttcttctgcttcttcagcGATTATTCGAAGCAGATGACAGACAGGATGCGATTTGAGCGTGTTTAGTTTTGAACCCTCTGATACTAGAGACGAGCAGAGGGTAAATAATGGTTGGTTACTTACAGAGTCCTCctgttcctcttctccttcttctccttcttctagTTTGTCTGCGGAGCGTCAACGGGCTGCTGAGGCGTTCAGGGACACCCCGTAAACTGCGTTTCCTTTGGTCGTAACACTGCAGGCGTGTGATTTATattaatgttatattatattatttatatctataCAGGCAAAAACATGTCTCCTTATTTCGTTTTTAAGGCAATACCACTGTTTTCTGTGCCCAGAAATCCTTGTAAAGAAACATTGtccttaattttttttacttccctctttctttttcaaaagtTACATTTTTAGAACACAGTACAAGATGGTGATTATCTCTTGCACAATTGAAGCTTTTAGTTTGATGTGAAGTTTGCAGCATATATCATGATCACCAGCAGATGTTGGGGACAAATCATCAGTTGTGTTCCTCAGTGTCATCATGTGCCTCTGCTAGCCGGCCTCAGCATGCCACAACAggctgatcagacctgggtgtgtTTGGCCCCGCGCTGGGGCCCAGTTGGtgtctttcctcctgatccagagccactCTGCAGGCAGCGATGTTTCTATTATTGTCTAGTGCAGGGCTTGTCTGTGGAATCCCTGCTCTTTGAGCAACCTAATGGTGGATGTTGCACTGAAcgttattttatcttttcaaatACAATTACAACTTCGTCATAGATTTAATTTGATTCATTTAATTGCAATGCCAAATGAAAggatctctctcttcctgcttcCTCCAAGGTCAGCTCCTGCAGTTCTGCCAAAGCCTTCCTACATTGAAGGTATCATAATTTAGTCAACAGTGCGTTCTTTTATTTGATccataaatgaaaacatttcttttgaaaAGCTCTCTTATCAATATTTCCTCCATACCATCATTTGATTGAggaatcattttaaattaatgtaATCATCTTGTTTAAGTGTCTTCCAACATCGGAAACCaacattatttcttatttcagaccctgctcttcttctcctgctcaccTGATGTTctcatgttttagttttgcCTGAATAGGCCAGcctgcatttaaaatgttgagCTATCCTGTCCTAACTTTTTGTTTGCAGTAGTTGCAttcaatcatcatcatccatcacccTCATTGTCTCCACTCGTGAAACCAATGGCTGCAGACCACAGGACAGACTCTTCTGTGCTTTTTAGGTCATCTCGGTCCTGCAGAGCAAACTCATTATGTGTTAGTTAACTAACCAGACAATCAGTTTTAACAGAGAGGGACTGGCTGTGTTTACCATTAACTCTTGCTGACACTCATAGGCCATATGCTACATCtctttagtttatttattttttatttaactttgggAAGTCTTTAAATGCATATGTCCCCCATTTAGATAATTTGAATGACTCTCCCAGATTACCCAAAGCATGTTGTCCCACATTATCAATTATGTTTGATAAAGTCAGAAAGTGACaaattatttgtaaaaaaaacacacaaaaaacaaccacattttacatttacattgaacAACTCAATGCATATTTCGTGGCTTGAATACACCACAAACATACGACCACTAACAATTAGGAGCATTGTCTATTTTCAGATTTATACCCTTCACATTAATCGTGTCAGAATCCTCTCATTGACATTGACAGGATTGAAGGTTTGATTGACAGAAGTCCTTTTGACTACATTttgttaaaacaggaaataaacagtcTGAAGTGTAGTTGTCCCACATCACCTAATGTCCCAGATGAAGAGAATTCAccctgaataaaaacaatagaataaTGATAGCATGTGGCATGTCTAGttcaattaataataataataataataataataataaaggtcAATAAAACTAATTGGAGATGTCGGTTAACTGCCAGTCAAACTGTattaaaattagttttaaattTCTGTacatgtataaaatatttttgtaatgaaaacaagttttcagtGCAGTTTGTACGTCATTTTAACAAACACTGGTCAGGCCCATGCCTGCGCGTCTCGTGAGCATGCTTTCGAGGTCCTTTGGATTTTCATTCAGGCAAATGCAAAGTAGTCCTTGTGAGGGTCCTTTCCTGAGCACCACACACACGTGTACTGTGCGCCGTAACCATGGCGGACCTGCAGATGAAGCTTCTGCGGAAAAGAATTGAGAAGAGAAATGTAAAGAACAAGGAGCGGAAACTGCTGAGGAAACAGGCAGAAGACGAGGAGGCCGGTACGTGTTGGGAAATAAAGCTGCTGTTGCTCCTTAGTGTTTCATGACGCCGTGACCAACTCGACCTGCTAAGCTAGCTAGCTTCGGTAACACGACGGGGGTTTTAATCAGGAGGTTCTGTCGCTGTGGTTAAAATGTTCAGCTTTAGTTCTAggttttaataattaatagcAGCTAAGTGTGCATGTCAACTCACTTTGTCAAGAAGATGTCATCATTAGCCTCACTTCGTAAGCATTTAGCAGGTTAGCACGGTAGCATAGCCAAGCGTCCAGAGTTTTCCTCTTCAGATTTTACTGAGCAGCAgttaaatattcacattaaactaactgaaataatttgatttgtattttacatatttgcatttatcGCTGTTACTCATTGTGGTGCGATGTGTTTGGCAGTCAATCCAAAGGGGCTTGTAGAGGAATGTTCTGAAGAACCAACAACCTGCTGTGAGGTCGAGGACGAGGTGCccaagaagaaagagaagcagcagaacgGTGCACCGGTGGAAGACGCCTCCACAGAGAAAACCCTCtctcagaagaagaaaaagaagaaacgaAAGCTCGCTGACACACAAGAATCTCCAGGTAACAGCATGAAGCATCCGTCCAGTTGAACCAACCCCAGATTTCTGTAACGTTAACTAACGTGTGTCACAATCCTTATTCCAGCTGAGAAGAAGACCAAAGcaacggaggaggaggaggaggaggaagaagaggtagATGAAGCAGGAGTAGCAGATGATGATGGAGAACAGGCTACTGATGAGTCAGAGGTAGATGCAGATGAAGATGTGGAAGAGGGTGACGACAATAATATGGAGGAAGATAGCGAAGAGGAAGACCAACCAGAATTACCATCTGGTCTAACAGGTATGATAACATTGAATGTCTTCTCCACTTTGTAACATCGTGGAGTATTTAAATGCACATGgtatgtgtttcatctaaattgtactaTTGTTATTTTATCTAACCCaaaatgggccctttatatttaaatactttatatttacatctggacggggtcctctctacggaggtcgccatgttttttacagtcgtccaaactggacaaactaaacaccttttgagttgttatgacaactgatggctaccacaggttctctttcatgtttggaaggggtgggtgaggtgaggggtgttcagctgcatcatTACACTTCACCAGTAGATGTCACTAATTTTACACACCGAATTTGTTTATGTCAAGGGGCCTTTAAGAAATCAGTTTAGAGTAGAAAACAGCACAGCTATGTTACTTTAGTACCTCTCATATTCTGTCTTAttgtttaaaattatatttctaaACTGTTAAATCTTAATATTTACCACTTTCCTTCTGAAAACTAAAAGCTAAATTTGGCTGCATTGCCTTTATGTGTTGCTCgttcagtgttttcatcatgAATGAGGTGTCAACTAAGGCATACAGAGAGACTTGAGATTGTCTGAAGGAGGAGTCACCTGTGATTCCTCTGACTTGTGCAACTTCAAGGACATGTTTATCCCGACTACTGtcattattttgacttttaacatgttttatctTGATCTTTCTTGAAATTCAGAGTCTAGGAAAGTCTATCACTTATTGTAAATGGTGTCAACTGTGTCCTTAGGAGCATTTGAGGACACATCATTTACCTCTCTTGCTGAGTTGGTGAGTGACAACACCCTGAAAGCCGTGAAAGATATGGGCTTTGAACACATGACTGAGATTCAGCATAAAAGTATTCGTCCCCTGCTGGAAGGAAGGTAATTCTGCAGCAAAGATTCTTGTGAATCAATTTGTGTAGCTAATTGATGCGTTTTAGGATGTTATCACACAATGTTATTgataatttttttcatattgaaGATATTGTAACAGTgcttctgtttatttgtgtatttgctaATCTGTAGGGACGTGCTTGCTGCAGCGAAGACAGGCAGTGGTAAAACCTTGGCCTTCCTCATCCCATCTATAGAGCTCATCTACAAACTCAAGTTCATGCCCAGGAATGGTAATCCCCCTGTTAATATATACTATCTCCCCAATGTTTCCCAGCTATAGCACTGTATGTGCTTCTGAGAGATTGAACTTGTCGAAGCGGAGACAACAAGCCCTAttaatttcttcctttttttcaggCACGGGTGTAGTGATACTTTCGCCCACACGTGAGTTGGCAATGCAGACCTATGGTGTGATGAAGGAGTTGATGGCGCATCATGTGCACACCTATGGACTGGTCATGGGAGGTAGCAACCGCTCAGCTGAGGCCCAAAGACTTGCCAATGGTGTCAACATCCTGGTTGCCACACCTGGTCGTCTGCTGGACCACCTACAGGTGAGCCGGCGGGCACGGCCAGTGTTTCATAGATCAGTTTTCATGGATCAGTACATATACTACCATATAATACCAATGATATCAACTATCATTTGACgttatacatttgttttcatacTGACACACTCAATACAGAATCACAGTTCCTACttcaagtgttttttaaaacttcaaatagtcgtattttcaaaatgtctttattgtATCTGCAGAATACCCCTGGGTTCATGTACAAGAACCTGCAGTGTCTGATTATTGACGAGGCAGACCGCATCCTTGAGGTGGGCTTCGAGGAGGAACTGAAGCAGATCATCAAACTGCTGCCGAGTACGTATCCAGAGCCTAAACTCCAGCACTGTGCTGGAATTCCAGTGCATTGCTGTCCTACGtactaaaatatatttcagtgtttatgctaaATCGgttttgcagcagcagcccacCATTGCAAAATGAGGCCACTAGACTCACCAGTGTTGTCCTCCTTCCCCACTCGCTGATTACTGCACGTTAATCTTCTGGCCCTTAGCACAGTTGAGCTGATTCTCTGGAATCTGTGGTTGAGAGTAGGGATGGATACAGACACCTGATATGAAACCAGCTCTGAGGCTAAATGTGCTCTCACTGACTCACTGTCCAATGCTTCTGACTGTGTTGTctgcagagaagagacagaccATGCTGTTTTCAGCCACTCAGACCCGTAAGGTGGAGGACTTGGCTCGCATATCGCTGAAGAAAGAGCCCCTCTATGTCGGGgtggatgacaacaaagacaacGCGACTGTTGATGGCCTCGAGCAGGTACTTTACCACACAGCATAGTGGTTGTGTCAGCGATGGCCTTTTAGCAAAATGAATAGTGACTTGAACTGGCCTGTGTTTCAGGGCTATGTGGTATGCCCATCAGAGAAGCGAttcctgctgctcttcaccTTCCTGAAGAAGAACCGTAAGAAGAAGCTGATGGTCTTCTTCTCAT includes:
- the ddx18 gene encoding ATP-dependent RNA helicase DDX18; its protein translation is MADLQMKLLRKRIEKRNVKNKERKLLRKQAEDEEAVNPKGLVEECSEEPTTCCEVEDEVPKKKEKQQNGAPVEDASTEKTLSQKKKKKKRKLADTQESPAEKKTKATEEEEEEEEEVDEAGVADDDGEQATDESEVDADEDVEEGDDNNMEEDSEEEDQPELPSGLTGAFEDTSFTSLAELVSDNTLKAVKDMGFEHMTEIQHKSIRPLLEGRDVLAAAKTGSGKTLAFLIPSIELIYKLKFMPRNGTGVVILSPTRELAMQTYGVMKELMAHHVHTYGLVMGGSNRSAEAQRLANGVNILVATPGRLLDHLQNTPGFMYKNLQCLIIDEADRILEVGFEEELKQIIKLLPKKRQTMLFSATQTRKVEDLARISLKKEPLYVGVDDNKDNATVDGLEQGYVVCPSEKRFLLLFTFLKKNRKKKLMVFFSSCMSVKFHYELLNYIDLPVLAIHGKQKQTKRTTTFFQFCNADSGILLCTDVAARGLDIPEVDWIVQYDPPDDPKEYIHRVGRTARGLNGRGHALLILRPEELGFLRFLKQAKVPLSEFEFSWSKISDIQSQLEKLIEKNYYLHKSAQEAYKSYVRAYDSHSLKQIYSVNTLNLPMVSISFGFKVPPYVDLNVHSSKGGKFQKRGGGGGFGYQKSKNGQKSRIFKHVNKGKGDKRQFSR